The proteins below come from a single Natrinema sp. SYSU A 869 genomic window:
- a CDS encoding sugar ABC transporter permease codes for MSTSSFLRRVSERGRRRLPVSLREYDLFGILLVLPGVVLFGSFMLFPITFLVYLSMTDATHAGTVIGGGSSVIGLDNYVELFSDSQFWTSLGITWLFVVVSLVVKIVLSLGLAMVLTHSRVLGKRYLRAAVIIPMGFPTIFTITVWRGIFSGARFGPLNEMLYKYNDAVLSLTGLFDVTAPELLLLELPIGWLSGRWSSFFAYITAEVWLAYPFMVIIIVSALQDVSAELHDAAKVDGAGFLNRFRHITLPSIKRPVMFGSILTAATSFQQFLVPWIFNQGGPSRQNELIIVYGFREATELNEYAFGSAIMVTAIAFIGAFMWLAVKKGDLAEGVNS; via the coding sequence ATGTCTACATCGTCATTTCTCAGACGCGTATCCGAGCGCGGTCGACGGCGACTTCCGGTCAGTCTCCGGGAGTACGACCTGTTCGGGATCCTGCTCGTCTTACCCGGCGTCGTCCTGTTCGGCTCCTTCATGCTGTTCCCGATCACGTTCCTGGTCTACTTGTCGATGACCGACGCGACCCACGCCGGAACGGTCATCGGGGGCGGCTCAAGCGTGATCGGGCTCGACAATTACGTCGAGCTCTTTTCGGATTCGCAGTTCTGGACCTCGCTCGGGATCACCTGGCTGTTCGTCGTGGTGAGCCTCGTGGTCAAGATCGTGCTCTCGCTCGGGCTCGCGATGGTCCTCACTCACAGCCGTGTGCTCGGAAAGCGGTACCTCCGAGCCGCGGTCATCATCCCGATGGGGTTCCCGACGATATTCACGATCACGGTCTGGCGAGGCATATTTAGCGGCGCTCGGTTCGGGCCGCTGAACGAGATGCTCTACAAGTACAACGATGCCGTGCTCTCGCTCACGGGTCTGTTCGATGTCACCGCGCCGGAGCTACTGCTGCTGGAGCTACCGATCGGGTGGCTCAGCGGTCGGTGGAGTTCGTTCTTCGCCTATATCACGGCGGAGGTCTGGCTGGCGTATCCGTTCATGGTGATCATCATCGTGAGTGCGCTGCAGGACGTCTCAGCGGAACTCCACGACGCAGCGAAAGTCGACGGTGCGGGCTTCCTGAACCGGTTCCGTCACATCACACTCCCGTCGATCAAACGCCCGGTCATGTTCGGATCGATCCTGACCGCGGCGACGTCGTTTCAGCAGTTCCTCGTCCCATGGATCTTCAATCAGGGCGGTCCGTCTCGCCAAAACGAACTTATCATCGTCTACGGCTTCCGGGAGGCGACCGAACTCAATGAGTACGCGTTCGGATCAGCGATCATGGTCACGGCGATCGCATTCATCGGCGCGTTCATGTGGCTCGCAGTAAAGAAAGGCGACCTCGCCGAAGGGGTGAACTCGTAA
- a CDS encoding extracellular solute-binding protein yields MTLYRRNALVGIGGITTLTVAGCLGGLLGGGDQGTTLWTQFEEGEQQSLEGHLGTFNEGRDDAMNVENISEMDSQLETALPASNGPHTFAWAHDWIGQYHDQDFVYDAADDIDIDLESTFTEAAAQAVQWDGAVHGLPYAAETVSLMYNPDLVDGPPETLSEMVDVMEDHHDPDNNQYGLSVPAIETYFVSAFLNAFGGTVFDEESGELGIEDDVFIEGIELLEDSIWPYVAEDPTPESQIPTFSEGNAPYAINGPWQVSSFREADVDATVAPLPDIDGGEPSPYTGVQTWYFTTQLESADDTALETTLEWAEWYTTTEDVILSNAQDHGLIPVHQEYTQSDELGDDVEAFAQTVEMGVPLPTDPRIGDVWTPLKDGLQRVFNGQASADESMATAAEEIRGRWD; encoded by the coding sequence ATGACACTGTATCGCAGGAACGCACTCGTGGGCATCGGCGGGATTACGACACTGACAGTTGCGGGGTGTCTCGGGGGACTGCTCGGCGGCGGCGACCAGGGGACGACGCTGTGGACGCAGTTCGAAGAAGGCGAGCAGCAGTCTCTCGAGGGACACCTCGGAACGTTCAACGAGGGACGGGACGACGCGATGAACGTCGAGAATATCTCGGAGATGGACTCGCAACTCGAAACGGCATTACCGGCGAGTAATGGGCCACATACGTTCGCATGGGCCCACGACTGGATCGGTCAGTATCACGATCAGGACTTCGTCTATGACGCTGCCGACGACATCGACATTGACCTCGAGAGTACGTTCACGGAAGCGGCCGCACAGGCAGTCCAGTGGGACGGTGCGGTACACGGCCTCCCCTATGCGGCCGAGACCGTCTCGCTCATGTACAATCCGGATCTGGTCGACGGACCGCCGGAGACGCTCTCGGAGATGGTCGACGTAATGGAGGACCACCACGATCCGGACAACAACCAGTACGGGCTCTCGGTTCCCGCGATCGAGACCTACTTCGTCAGCGCGTTCCTCAACGCGTTCGGCGGTACCGTCTTCGACGAGGAGAGCGGCGAACTCGGTATCGAGGACGACGTGTTCATCGAGGGCATCGAACTTCTCGAGGACTCTATTTGGCCGTACGTCGCGGAGGATCCCACCCCCGAATCACAGATCCCAACGTTTTCCGAGGGGAACGCGCCGTACGCGATCAACGGACCGTGGCAGGTCAGCAGCTTCCGCGAGGCCGATGTCGACGCGACCGTCGCACCCCTCCCCGACATCGACGGCGGTGAGCCGTCGCCGTACACGGGCGTCCAGACGTGGTACTTTACGACGCAACTCGAGAGCGCAGACGACACCGCGCTCGAGACGACTCTCGAGTGGGCCGAGTGGTACACGACCACCGAGGACGTGATCCTGAGCAACGCACAGGACCACGGGTTGATTCCGGTTCACCAGGAGTACACGCAGTCCGACGAACTCGGCGACGATGTCGAAGCGTTCGCCCAGACCGTCGAGATGGGCGTTCCACTGCCGACTGACCCACGAATTGGCGACGTGTGGACGCCGCTCAAGGACGGTCTCCAGCGGGTCTTCAACGGACAGGCGAGTGCCGACGAATCGATGGCAACTGCCGCCGAGGAAATTCGGGGCCGCTGGGACTAA
- a CDS encoding ABC transporter ATP-binding protein gives MARVTVESLRKEYDAGSVVAVNDLDLEIEDGEFVTVVGPSGCGKTTTLRMLAGLEQSTSGRIRIGDEDVTDVHAKNRDVAMVFQNYALYPHKTVFENMAFGLRMSTDLSESERERRVIDTAEMMDIEDLLEDKPDELSGGQKQRVALGRAIVREPDLFLFDEPLSNLDAKLRTSMRAEIQRLQNELGITAVYVTHDQHEAMTMGDRIVILDGGELQQQGKPTEVYENPVNEFVGGFVGSPSMNFVDVAVESDGNRLHLTGPDGGFEFDLSAAYVDRHGDDLDASQYTLGIRPENVSVTDEGAANSITAAIGVVEPVGSDNFLHLDLPTEFIARVDSDVHLKPGDRVTLTFDESDVHLFDPETGRNVLTRERDVPIVTS, from the coding sequence ATGGCACGAGTAACGGTCGAATCGCTACGGAAGGAATACGACGCCGGGTCGGTCGTCGCCGTCAACGACCTCGACCTCGAGATCGAGGACGGCGAGTTCGTGACCGTGGTCGGCCCGTCGGGCTGTGGAAAGACGACGACGCTGCGGATGTTAGCCGGACTCGAGCAGTCCACGTCCGGGCGAATTCGGATCGGCGACGAGGACGTCACGGACGTCCACGCAAAGAACCGGGATGTCGCGATGGTGTTCCAGAACTACGCGTTGTATCCCCACAAGACCGTCTTCGAGAACATGGCGTTCGGGCTCCGGATGAGCACCGATCTGAGCGAGTCAGAGCGCGAGCGGCGCGTCATCGACACGGCCGAGATGATGGACATCGAGGACCTCCTCGAGGACAAACCGGACGAGCTCTCTGGCGGTCAGAAACAGCGCGTCGCGCTTGGCCGTGCGATCGTCAGGGAGCCGGATCTATTCCTGTTCGACGAGCCGCTCAGCAACCTCGACGCCAAGCTCCGAACGAGCATGCGCGCGGAGATCCAGCGGCTCCAGAACGAACTCGGAATCACTGCTGTCTACGTCACGCACGATCAACACGAGGCGATGACGATGGGCGACCGGATCGTCATCCTCGACGGCGGCGAACTCCAGCAACAGGGGAAACCGACCGAGGTCTACGAGAACCCCGTCAACGAGTTCGTCGGCGGCTTCGTCGGCTCGCCGTCGATGAACTTCGTTGATGTCGCCGTCGAGTCCGACGGCAATCGACTCCACCTAACTGGCCCCGACGGCGGGTTCGAATTCGACCTCTCGGCAGCGTACGTCGACCGCCACGGGGACGATCTCGATGCGAGTCAGTACACGCTCGGTATCCGACCGGAAAACGTCTCCGTCACCGACGAAGGCGCGGCTAACTCGATCACGGCGGCCATCGGTGTCGTCGAACCTGTCGGCTCCGACAACTTCCTCCATCTCGATCTGCCCACCGAGTTCATTGCCCGCGTCGACTCGGACGTGCACCTCAAGCCGGGCGATCGGGTGACGCTCACGTTCGACGAATCGGATGTCCACCTGTTCGATCCCGAAACCGGTCGGAACGTCCTCACTCGCGAACGCGACGTTCCAATCGTCACGTCCTGA
- a CDS encoding glycoside hydrolase family 15 protein, protein MELHGALNDFKRSQGDPQRFPGERRSTTGLFSGLGERLVHVAPGGSIRDYSYPLSGLAGIERSRLGLEKDGDVHWFDADGDQRYVDDTAVVETTHAVGDSICVQYDLTIGRLHLTHVRIEDGGGADDDISLHACVGFAPDGRAGRVGQLWHGNAVEVHHDTEHDFLAASTELSVTGQVPERFTELLAAEPVDFPRSPTDDRYEEARLSPVAMSEIELTGSSPSTTVATLLSDGDRTDGLECVRTAVANHADGEAVLEAGREQARDRLPDPDSDVEGSLADLRTLALLRAPTGARMAGPEFDPFYRYSGGYGYTWFRDDAEIAGFLLEADRRLALGLEEWHAKSVRFYVETQRSDGTWPHRVWPHNGALAPGWAHGRVEDGDSEEYQADQTASVAAFLATYLRHVDADAEGVQEALAAAIDGLDDTLAADGLPGRVQNAWENMTGRFAHTAATFLEAYAAIARAPVDESLAARARERAATVYEALDELWVPERGIYAMRSDNGDVDDRLDGSTLALVGAHRAYDALEGVDDDRLDRLVSHVGTTLDGLYRNPDGPVEGLARFEGDPWRVREQDAPKIWTVTTAWGAHAAVELGDLLTANGREEADMFDERGRTLLALVGPSGVLRRPGGYLPEQVFDDGTPDSATPLGWPHAIRLATASSLEESASPALADDEDRAPLQD, encoded by the coding sequence ATGGAACTACACGGTGCCCTCAACGATTTCAAGCGGTCACAGGGGGATCCACAGCGGTTTCCCGGCGAGCGTAGGTCGACGACGGGGCTTTTCTCCGGTCTCGGCGAACGGCTCGTTCACGTCGCCCCCGGCGGATCAATCAGGGACTACTCCTACCCGCTCTCTGGGCTGGCCGGCATTGAACGCTCCCGGCTCGGACTCGAGAAAGACGGTGATGTCCACTGGTTTGACGCTGACGGCGACCAGCGCTACGTCGACGATACCGCGGTCGTCGAGACGACGCACGCGGTCGGTGACTCGATTTGCGTGCAGTACGACCTCACGATCGGACGGCTCCACCTGACTCACGTTAGGATCGAGGACGGAGGTGGAGCCGACGACGATATCTCCCTCCACGCGTGCGTCGGATTCGCACCGGACGGGCGAGCGGGACGAGTCGGACAGCTCTGGCACGGGAACGCCGTCGAGGTACACCATGACACCGAACACGACTTCCTCGCGGCCTCGACGGAGCTGTCCGTGACGGGGCAGGTCCCCGAGCGGTTCACGGAACTGCTCGCGGCCGAGCCCGTCGACTTTCCGCGATCACCGACCGACGACCGCTACGAGGAGGCACGCCTTAGCCCGGTCGCGATGAGCGAAATCGAACTCACCGGGTCGTCACCGAGCACGACCGTCGCGACGCTCCTCTCCGACGGCGACCGCACCGACGGGCTTGAGTGCGTTCGGACCGCCGTGGCCAACCACGCCGACGGTGAGGCGGTGCTCGAGGCGGGCCGCGAACAAGCTCGTGATCGGCTTCCCGATCCTGATAGCGACGTCGAGGGCAGCCTCGCAGACCTCCGTACACTCGCGCTGTTGCGTGCGCCGACCGGTGCACGGATGGCCGGACCCGAGTTCGATCCGTTCTATCGGTACTCCGGCGGCTACGGCTACACCTGGTTCCGTGACGACGCCGAAATCGCTGGGTTCCTGCTCGAGGCCGATCGGCGGCTGGCGCTTGGACTCGAGGAGTGGCACGCGAAGAGTGTCCGCTTCTACGTCGAGACGCAACGTTCCGACGGCACCTGGCCCCATCGGGTGTGGCCGCACAACGGCGCGCTCGCTCCGGGCTGGGCGCACGGCCGCGTCGAAGACGGGGACTCCGAGGAATACCAGGCCGACCAGACGGCGAGCGTCGCGGCGTTTCTCGCGACGTACCTTCGTCACGTCGATGCCGACGCGGAAGGGGTACAGGAGGCGCTCGCGGCCGCCATCGACGGGTTAGACGACACCCTCGCAGCGGACGGCCTCCCCGGGCGCGTCCAGAACGCCTGGGAGAACATGACCGGGCGGTTCGCGCACACCGCGGCGACGTTCCTCGAAGCCTACGCGGCGATCGCTCGGGCCCCGGTCGACGAGTCGCTCGCGGCTCGCGCCCGAGAACGGGCGGCAACCGTTTACGAAGCCCTCGACGAGCTCTGGGTGCCCGAGCGCGGGATCTACGCGATGCGCAGTGACAACGGTGACGTCGACGATCGACTCGACGGGAGCACGCTCGCGCTGGTCGGGGCCCACCGGGCGTACGATGCGCTCGAGGGCGTCGACGACGACCGACTCGATCGGCTCGTCTCCCACGTCGGGACGACGCTCGATGGCCTCTATCGAAATCCAGATGGACCGGTCGAGGGGCTCGCCCGCTTCGAGGGGGATCCCTGGCGAGTCCGCGAACAGGATGCCCCGAAGATCTGGACAGTGACGACTGCATGGGGGGCACACGCTGCCGTCGAACTCGGCGACCTCCTGACGGCGAACGGCCGTGAGGAGGCCGACATGTTCGACGAACGTGGTCGTACCCTTTTAGCGCTCGTCGGGCCCAGCGGAGTGCTCCGCCGGCCCGGCGGCTACCTCCCCGAACAAGTGTTCGACGACGGCACGCCGGACAGCGCGACGCCGCTCGGTTGGCCCCATGCCATCCGGCTCGCGACGGCGAGTTCGCTCGAGGAATCCGCTTCGCCCGCGCTCGCGGACGACGAGGACCGCGCACCACTGCAGGACTAA
- a CDS encoding TrmB family transcriptional regulator sugar-binding domain-containing protein, with protein MDDDELAELLERFGLSEKETDTYLAILEHGESKASTIADAADVSKRYVYSISEALEDRGFVEVDDHSVSTVIRPVQPETVIEQLTDSVTEIEPELQSRYTTTERSGEQFEVIKSRQTVLKRIESLLANAETEVTLSLPAEVLPRIRSTLEATVDRGVLVLLLLGATEGDQDIASLAGTASTVRTWDALVPTMLTVDGRHGLLAPSQILTTSTSDTRAISISQEQLAPVLAGSFLANYWPTAEERYVTTPNELPCTYEGFRSAVFQIALHRATDTRIEASVTGSPVGDQDLPSSLSGEVVDVRQSLVRPVSSTLPIENAFELEVDGDQYTIGGTGAFLEDYEAESVTIRPLEE; from the coding sequence ATGGACGACGACGAGCTCGCCGAGTTGCTCGAGCGATTCGGCCTCTCGGAGAAGGAGACCGACACCTACCTCGCGATTCTCGAACACGGGGAGTCGAAAGCGAGCACCATCGCCGACGCGGCTGACGTGTCCAAGCGCTACGTCTACAGCATCAGCGAGGCACTCGAGGACCGCGGGTTCGTTGAGGTCGACGACCACTCGGTTTCGACGGTGATCCGGCCCGTCCAGCCCGAAACAGTTATCGAACAGCTCACGGACAGCGTCACGGAAATCGAACCGGAGCTCCAATCGCGGTACACGACGACGGAGCGTTCCGGCGAGCAGTTCGAGGTAATCAAGTCTCGGCAGACGGTGCTCAAACGAATCGAGAGCCTGCTGGCCAACGCGGAGACGGAAGTGACGCTCTCCCTGCCCGCCGAGGTCCTCCCGCGAATCCGGTCGACGCTCGAGGCGACGGTCGACCGCGGCGTGCTCGTCCTCCTCTTGCTCGGCGCGACCGAGGGCGATCAAGACATCGCGTCGCTGGCCGGTACGGCCAGTACGGTCCGCACCTGGGATGCGCTCGTGCCAACGATGTTGACGGTTGACGGCCGGCACGGGCTGCTCGCACCGAGCCAGATACTGACGACGTCGACGAGCGACACCCGCGCGATTTCGATCTCACAGGAACAACTCGCTCCCGTCCTCGCCGGTTCATTCCTGGCGAACTACTGGCCGACCGCGGAAGAGCGCTACGTCACCACTCCGAACGAACTCCCCTGTACCTACGAGGGGTTTCGGAGCGCCGTCTTCCAGATCGCGCTCCACCGCGCGACAGACACGCGGATCGAGGCCTCGGTCACCGGCTCGCCGGTCGGCGATCAGGACCTCCCATCGTCGCTCTCCGGCGAGGTCGTCGACGTCCGACAGAGCCTCGTCAGGCCAGTCTCCTCGACGCTGCCGATCGAGAACGCGTTCGAACTCGAGGTCGACGGCGACCAGTACACTATCGGCGGCACCGGCGCGTTCCTCGAGGACTACGAGGCGGAGTCGGTCACCATTCGCCCGCTCGAGGAGTGA
- a CDS encoding bifunctional 4-hydroxy-2-oxoglutarate aldolase/2-dehydro-3-deoxy-phosphogluconate aldolase, giving the protein MTEKGAVRDRIVDSGVIAVLRGIDENQIVPVARAIHDAGVDALEITADGTRAAEQIAAVDRELADTDAVVGAGTVLDAPTAQSVIDAGASFVVSPQTSPDVVRTCNRHGILVAPGVMTPTEAVTAMEAGADLLKMFPASTVGPGHIGALAGPLGDVDIVPTGGVSQDNAVDFFDAGAVAVGAGGAIVDDAAVADGDMDRVRETAASFVDAVEAARSE; this is encoded by the coding sequence ATGACCGAGAAAGGCGCAGTCAGGGACCGAATCGTCGACAGCGGTGTCATCGCAGTCCTCCGCGGCATCGATGAGAACCAAATCGTCCCAGTCGCCCGTGCGATTCACGACGCCGGGGTCGATGCGCTCGAGATCACGGCGGACGGGACGCGCGCGGCCGAGCAGATCGCGGCCGTCGATCGGGAGCTCGCGGACACCGACGCGGTCGTAGGCGCAGGGACCGTCCTCGACGCGCCGACCGCACAGTCCGTAATCGACGCGGGCGCGTCGTTCGTCGTCTCGCCACAGACCTCGCCGGACGTGGTTCGGACATGCAACCGACACGGCATCCTCGTCGCACCCGGCGTCATGACGCCGACGGAGGCCGTGACGGCGATGGAAGCCGGCGCGGACCTCCTCAAAATGTTCCCCGCGTCGACGGTCGGCCCGGGCCACATCGGCGCGCTCGCGGGGCCGCTAGGTGATGTCGATATCGTTCCGACGGGTGGTGTCTCGCAGGACAACGCCGTCGACTTCTTCGACGCCGGTGCAGTGGCCGTCGGTGCCGGCGGTGCCATCGTCGACGATGCGGCCGTTGCCGACGGCGACATGGATCGCGTTCGAGAGACGGCCGCATCGTTCGTCGACGCAGTCGAGGCGGCGCGAAGCGAGTAA
- a CDS encoding trypsin-like peptidase domain-containing protein, whose product MSLVGVETGVTPDPDQCTRRRILGAVGATGAAAAVGLGGSGTGVAQNETADSNATAQEGDGSDVDSPYTETYRNTIDSVVLVTVSGTSGVPGGGGGGLGSGFVIDDQYIVTNNHVVESASEDGIEIQFSNEEWRAASIVGTDAYSDLAVLRVEDVPDIATGLSFSESEPVIGQEVLAIGNPLGLDASVSQGIVSGIDRSLPSPTGFSIPAAIQTDAPINPGNSGGPLVSLEGEVLGVVFAGAGQTIGFAISALLANRVVPALIEDSTYEHPYMGVGVQPVGPEIAAEIGLEEATGVLVMEVVPNSPADGVLEPGSTSRPASGDVIVAINGEEIPNQNQLSSYLALETSPGETIELEIVRDGDRQTVELTLAERPEVELPQTPVPGGPGERPPTSEP is encoded by the coding sequence ATGTCGCTCGTCGGGGTGGAAACGGGCGTGACTCCAGATCCAGATCAGTGTACTCGCAGACGGATACTCGGCGCGGTCGGAGCAACCGGGGCCGCGGCAGCGGTCGGCCTCGGGGGCTCCGGGACCGGCGTTGCACAGAACGAAACCGCTGACTCGAACGCGACGGCCCAGGAGGGTGACGGGAGCGATGTCGACAGTCCGTACACGGAGACGTATCGCAATACCATCGATTCCGTCGTCCTTGTCACCGTCTCCGGGACGAGCGGTGTTCCGGGTGGCGGTGGCGGCGGCCTCGGCTCCGGGTTTGTCATCGACGACCAGTATATCGTGACCAACAATCACGTCGTCGAGAGCGCGAGCGAGGACGGGATCGAGATCCAGTTCAGCAACGAGGAGTGGCGAGCCGCATCGATCGTCGGCACCGACGCCTACAGTGACCTCGCCGTCCTCCGCGTCGAGGACGTACCCGACATCGCCACCGGTCTCTCGTTCTCGGAGTCCGAGCCCGTAATCGGTCAAGAAGTGCTGGCGATCGGCAATCCGCTCGGCCTCGATGCGTCGGTCTCTCAGGGGATCGTCAGCGGAATCGATCGATCGCTCCCGAGCCCCACCGGCTTCTCGATTCCGGCCGCGATCCAGACCGATGCACCGATCAACCCTGGTAACAGTGGCGGCCCGCTGGTGAGCCTCGAGGGCGAGGTTCTCGGCGTCGTCTTCGCCGGGGCCGGCCAGACCATCGGCTTTGCGATCTCCGCGTTGCTGGCGAACCGAGTCGTGCCCGCGCTCATCGAGGACAGTACGTACGAACACCCCTACATGGGCGTCGGCGTCCAACCGGTTGGCCCGGAGATCGCCGCCGAAATCGGCCTCGAGGAAGCCACTGGCGTGCTAGTCATGGAGGTCGTTCCGAACTCGCCTGCAGACGGCGTCCTCGAGCCGGGCAGTACCAGTCGCCCAGCCAGCGGTGACGTAATCGTCGCCATCAACGGCGAGGAGATACCCAACCAGAATCAGCTCTCGTCGTATCTCGCCCTCGAGACCTCGCCCGGTGAGACGATCGAACTCGAGATCGTTCGCGATGGTGACCGGCAAACGGTCGAGTTAACCCTCGCGGAGCGACCGGAGGTGGAACTGCCACAGACGCCGGTTCCGGGCGGACCGGGCGAACGACCGCCGACATCGGAGCCGTAA
- a CDS encoding TIGR03557 family F420-dependent LLM class oxidoreductase encodes MTEIGYKLICEEHGPNDLVEYAQLADDSAFEFAMISDHYHPWTASQGEAPMVWNVIGAIAQATDDLRLGTGITCPISRVHPAVVAQAAATAAAMLPGRFFLGVGAGEQLNEHILGHRWPEHEVRLEMLAEAIEIIRTLWVGETTSYHGEYYTVENARLFTLPDDLPPIPIAADGPKAARFAGELGDGVVGVSPNSDLLETFADAGGEGPRYGEVTVCYDEDADAAVERAHEIWPIEGLPGELMWELSTPAHFEQATQTVTESEIAELIVCGDDPDDHVAAIEEYVDAGYDRVVVHQIGSNQAEFVEFYEENVLPSF; translated from the coding sequence ATGACGGAAATCGGATACAAACTCATCTGCGAGGAGCACGGCCCGAACGATCTCGTCGAATACGCCCAACTCGCCGATGATTCGGCGTTCGAATTCGCGATGATCTCCGATCACTACCACCCCTGGACCGCGAGTCAGGGAGAGGCTCCGATGGTCTGGAACGTGATCGGCGCGATCGCACAGGCGACCGACGACCTGCGATTGGGGACCGGAATCACCTGCCCAATTAGCCGCGTACATCCGGCGGTCGTTGCGCAGGCGGCCGCGACGGCTGCGGCGATGCTCCCCGGGCGGTTCTTCCTTGGCGTCGGCGCTGGCGAGCAGTTGAACGAGCACATTTTGGGTCATCGCTGGCCAGAACACGAGGTTCGACTCGAGATGCTCGCCGAGGCGATCGAGATCATCCGGACTCTCTGGGTGGGCGAGACGACGAGCTACCACGGCGAGTATTACACCGTCGAGAACGCGCGACTGTTCACCCTCCCCGACGACCTCCCGCCGATTCCGATCGCCGCGGACGGGCCGAAAGCGGCCCGATTCGCGGGCGAGCTGGGAGACGGGGTCGTCGGCGTCAGTCCCAACTCGGACCTGCTCGAGACCTTCGCGGACGCTGGCGGCGAGGGACCGCGATACGGTGAGGTCACGGTCTGTTACGACGAAGACGCGGACGCGGCGGTCGAACGCGCACACGAGATCTGGCCCATCGAAGGATTGCCGGGCGAATTGATGTGGGAGCTGTCGACGCCGGCTCACTTCGAGCAGGCCACACAGACGGTAACCGAGAGCGAGATTGCGGAGTTAATTGTCTGTGGTGACGACCCCGACGACCACGTCGCCGCGATCGAGGAGTACGTCGACGCGGGATACGACCGCGTGGTTGTCCACCAGATCGGTTCGAATCAGGCCGAGTTCGTCGAGTTCTACGAAGAAAACGTGTTACCGTCGTTCTGA
- a CDS encoding protein translocase SEC61 complex subunit gamma, whose translation MDVPYDLTSYIRVLKMATTPTTEEFLQVSKIAGAGILLVGLMGFLIGAIMLLLPGGGV comes from the coding sequence ATGGACGTTCCGTACGACCTCACCTCGTACATTCGGGTGCTGAAGATGGCAACGACACCCACTACTGAGGAGTTCCTCCAGGTATCGAAGATCGCCGGTGCAGGTATCCTTCTGGTCGGCCTCATGGGATTCCTCATCGGCGCGATCATGCTGCTCCTGCCCGGTGGTGGCGTCTAA
- a CDS encoding transcription elongation factor Spt5, which produces MGIFAVKTTASQERTVADMIINREESEIHAALAPDSLTSYVMVEAEGNAALNRVLEDIPHARSIVPGESDISEVEHFLSPKPDVEGIAEGDIVELIAGPFKGEKAQVQRIDEGKDQVTVELYEATVPIPVTVRGDQIRVLDSDER; this is translated from the coding sequence ATGGGTATCTTCGCTGTCAAAACGACGGCGAGCCAGGAACGCACCGTCGCGGACATGATCATCAACCGCGAGGAGTCGGAAATCCACGCCGCACTCGCACCCGACTCACTGACCTCCTACGTGATGGTTGAGGCCGAGGGCAATGCAGCCCTCAATCGCGTCCTCGAGGACATTCCGCACGCGCGGAGCATCGTCCCCGGCGAGTCAGACATCTCGGAGGTCGAGCACTTCCTCTCGCCGAAACCGGACGTCGAAGGGATCGCCGAGGGCGACATCGTCGAACTCATCGCTGGCCCGTTCAAGGGCGAGAAGGCCCAGGTCCAGCGCATCGACGAGGGGAAGGATCAGGTGACAGTCGAACTGTACGAGGCAACGGTTCCGATTCCCGTAACGGTGCGGGGCGACCAGATTCGCGTGCTCGATAGTGACGAACGGTAG